A genomic window from Chitinophaga pollutisoli includes:
- a CDS encoding glycoside hydrolase family 76 protein, whose protein sequence is MKRMILGAVLCGTALTATAQQVQSPAEYQRRAEEMYHRVWKLYRVPQHGLFSEYYPQQFKDSLTYMQDGNVQSKEVSYLWPFSGVVTSTVVLMRMPGKKAAYRPFLDSVMTGMYQYRDASRKPAGYQAYPVKFEKVDRYYDDNGLVAIDYAEAFENTGKKEYADKAKEVFTFIMSGWTDVLGGGVTWLEGHGDQKPACSNGMATLSALKIYKATNEPYYLEQGIKFYDWMNKHLRDSAGLYANDIKTATGAVNPVYYTYNSGSMLEAAMMLYAFTGKQQYLNDAKQTAESAYHYFGKPQEGLRSEFCDLPWFAAVLFRGYAALYAVEKDPRYLKAIIARVDHAWGNKDQFGLLNHNWSDKKEEKVKPKWLLDEACIAELYGRMAMLNIQ, encoded by the coding sequence ATGAAAAGGATGATATTGGGCGCGGTGCTTTGCGGCACGGCGCTGACTGCCACGGCGCAGCAGGTGCAGTCGCCGGCGGAATACCAGCGCCGGGCGGAGGAAATGTACCATCGCGTCTGGAAGCTGTACCGCGTACCGCAGCACGGGCTTTTTTCAGAATATTACCCGCAGCAGTTCAAGGATTCGCTGACGTATATGCAGGATGGCAATGTGCAATCAAAAGAAGTGAGTTACCTGTGGCCTTTCAGCGGCGTGGTAACGTCGACCGTCGTGCTCATGCGCATGCCCGGGAAGAAGGCGGCTTATCGCCCTTTCCTGGATTCGGTGATGACGGGGATGTACCAATACCGCGACGCTTCCCGGAAGCCGGCGGGTTACCAGGCTTACCCGGTGAAATTCGAGAAGGTGGACCGGTATTACGACGACAACGGCTTGGTGGCGATCGATTATGCGGAAGCGTTTGAGAATACGGGGAAGAAGGAATATGCCGACAAAGCCAAAGAAGTTTTTACTTTCATCATGAGCGGCTGGACGGACGTTTTGGGTGGCGGTGTTACCTGGCTGGAAGGGCACGGCGACCAGAAGCCCGCTTGCAGCAACGGAATGGCGACATTGTCGGCCCTCAAGATTTACAAAGCCACCAATGAACCGTATTACCTGGAGCAGGGGATTAAGTTCTACGACTGGATGAATAAACATCTGCGTGACTCCGCGGGCTTGTACGCCAATGATATCAAAACGGCCACCGGCGCGGTGAACCCGGTGTACTACACGTATAATTCCGGTTCCATGCTGGAAGCGGCCATGATGTTGTACGCATTCACGGGAAAACAGCAGTATCTCAACGACGCGAAGCAGACAGCCGAATCCGCGTACCACTATTTCGGGAAGCCCCAGGAAGGCCTGCGCAGCGAGTTTTGCGACTTGCCCTGGTTCGCTGCCGTGCTTTTCAGGGGGTATGCCGCATTATACGCGGTGGAGAAAGATCCCAGATACCTGAAAGCGATTATCGCCCGGGTGGATCATGCCTGGGGAAATAAGGATCAGTTTGGCCTGCTTAACCATAACTGGAGCGATAAGAAAGAGGAGAAGGTCAAACCGAAATGGCTGCTCGACGAAGCCTGCATTGCCGAATTATATGGGCGGATGGCCATGTTGAACATACAATAA
- a CDS encoding TlpA disulfide reductase family protein, which yields MKRTIPCLLAAATFYACGPAGQPKTTITADITGLKDSVIYLSVPVADSAKTDTLRVTDGKFTWSGEVGSPEKAYLMFPNRYVELFLDKGDIKISGHADSLSDVRVTGSAAHDEYVAFQQSEKSIDERLNALYTNYDQIKDNDSAMADLERKSGELRKERRALMMGYIAGHPKSPVSVSLLADMAVMGEYKQLDSLYKLLDPAAQGTPGGKRVGDRIAILKKSAVGEPIIDFTLPDVAGKDVKFSEFKGKYVLLDFWASWCGPCRAENPNVLKAFNAYKDKNFTVVGVSLDDNGEKWKKAIEEDGMPWIQLSDLKGFRTTVAQEYGIQAIPSTFLISPEGIIVAKDLRGAALHKKLAELLN from the coding sequence ATGAAACGTACCATTCCATGCCTGCTGGCCGCGGCTACCTTTTACGCCTGCGGCCCCGCCGGCCAGCCCAAGACAACCATTACGGCAGACATTACCGGACTGAAAGACTCTGTAATCTATCTCTCCGTTCCTGTCGCGGATTCCGCTAAAACAGACACCCTCCGGGTAACGGACGGTAAATTCACCTGGAGCGGCGAAGTGGGCAGCCCTGAAAAGGCTTACCTGATGTTCCCGAACCGTTATGTCGAGCTGTTCCTGGACAAGGGCGATATTAAAATCAGCGGCCACGCCGATTCCCTGTCTGACGTGCGCGTTACTGGCTCGGCGGCACACGACGAATATGTGGCATTCCAGCAATCGGAAAAAAGCATCGACGAGCGCCTGAATGCCTTGTACACGAATTACGACCAGATCAAAGACAACGATTCCGCCATGGCCGATCTGGAAAGAAAATCCGGCGAGCTTCGCAAAGAACGCCGCGCGCTGATGATGGGTTACATCGCAGGGCATCCCAAAAGCCCCGTGAGCGTGTCCCTCCTCGCCGATATGGCGGTAATGGGTGAATACAAACAGCTCGACAGCCTTTACAAGCTCCTGGACCCCGCTGCGCAAGGAACACCCGGCGGCAAACGCGTGGGCGACAGGATCGCCATCCTGAAGAAAAGCGCCGTGGGCGAACCGATCATCGACTTCACCCTGCCCGACGTTGCCGGTAAAGACGTGAAATTCTCCGAATTCAAGGGGAAATACGTGCTGCTCGATTTCTGGGCCAGCTGGTGCGGTCCCTGCCGTGCGGAGAACCCCAACGTGCTCAAGGCCTTCAATGCTTACAAGGACAAGAACTTCACCGTGGTGGGCGTTTCGCTGGATGACAATGGCGAGAAATGGAAAAAAGCCATCGAAGAAGACGGCATGCCCTGGATCCAGTTGTCGGACCTGAAAGGCTTCCGTACCACTGTGGCGCAGGAATACGGCATCCAGGCCATTCCTTCCACTTTCCTGATCAGCCCCGAAGGCATTATTGTAGCGAAAGACCTCCGTGGCGCAGCGCTGCATAAGAAACTGGCAGAACTGCTGAACTGA
- a CDS encoding SusC/RagA family TonB-linked outer membrane protein has translation MKLSILLVLFGAIQVSAATAQKISILRENAPIERVLDEIERQSGYQVWYEEGTLPTGTVISIAIKNASLEEALEACLRGRQLAWTIVSKTIVLRKTPPSATQPLPPQKIRGTVRDAETQKPMPGATVHIRGTAKATVTNANGEFELETDNDEAVLDVSFVGYESKIVKATAGKAVNVLLAISSSKLDELIITGYSAKKTGELTGAVQRISGDVLRKGITTSDPVSLLKGRATGLYISEQGAGDPTSAGGQIFVRGQSSIVGVGVDQYNEFVMPTQNYGPLLVLDGVIMPNQNLKELINPQDIDNLTILKDAAATAIYGSRAAAGVIVVNTKKGQAGKAQIRAEIKYGINKPNRGSVRFLNAQELYDLQKTYFTEDYRVNNATLSPTYPTLDAYLTNRLPAQSDLANSYDWERYAFLTSNMKEANVSARGGTEASRYYIGATYYDEQSTGVQNGLKRGTFRVNLENRLTPRLTTNISLNGIFDSGERENSNSGTFLYGMIPWVNPYNADGSLKPSLQYKMNGRMRTAENPIFENEYNYMRPKAQRLAGSAKLDYKLTEWLSFSSTNSANLNYTKDERYIDTRSYQGSGTATSSKGFLGTNTNQIFTFLTSNQLNFRKVFGQHALRALAATEYGRTKMENILVNVNNVRAGYPVISLGRQIGGRYDYTIYGLPTTKSGNIEGGKEDRAVFSAFGEAGYTYDDRFSVSASLRTDASSSFGDDKRYGTFYSVGGAWVVTNEQFASGMPWLSNLKLRTNYGTSGSQLGDNFLTRTLYDPRYTYHNQAGATISVLGNPDLQWEITKTYSAGLDFGLFHKITGSIDYYNRRSEDLLQKVTLDAVAGFPSQWKNVATVQNKGIEILINSDNITGKDFRWTTSFNISFNKNKIISVANDSLRQGFYNANSFYLFPGDDINSLKAVPYAGIDPETGKPRFEKRTFDEKGNVTGVTYVNTVDEVGAAADPRQFRHIGNFQPKYFGGLTNSFSYKNFSLDVLITYALDYVINDDLAEQMQGSNLTEYNQIALRSSQRYWTHPGQTDATEPDIYTHVNTGYFGSSKYIHSGSHARLRSVRLGYDLPQSVLKALRLSNAHFYVSGDNLYTLYSKDLISADPEGPSVGQAQDFGGSIGSGIGIPRRYVFGLQLGF, from the coding sequence GTGAAGTTGTCCATTTTACTCGTATTGTTCGGCGCTATCCAGGTCAGCGCCGCCACCGCGCAGAAGATCTCCATCCTGCGGGAGAACGCGCCGATAGAGCGCGTACTCGATGAGATAGAACGGCAAAGCGGCTACCAGGTCTGGTACGAGGAAGGCACCCTTCCCACTGGCACCGTGATTTCTATCGCCATCAAAAACGCCTCCCTGGAAGAAGCGCTGGAAGCATGTTTACGTGGCCGGCAACTCGCCTGGACCATCGTGAGCAAAACCATCGTGCTCCGCAAAACGCCTCCTTCCGCCACGCAACCGCTGCCGCCGCAGAAAATCCGCGGCACCGTGCGCGACGCGGAAACCCAAAAGCCCATGCCCGGCGCCACCGTGCACATCCGGGGAACGGCCAAAGCCACCGTTACCAACGCCAACGGCGAATTCGAATTGGAAACGGACAACGACGAAGCCGTACTGGATGTGTCGTTTGTGGGTTACGAATCCAAAATCGTGAAAGCGACCGCCGGTAAAGCCGTAAACGTACTGCTGGCCATCTCTTCCTCAAAACTGGACGAGTTGATCATCACCGGTTATTCCGCCAAGAAGACCGGCGAGCTCACCGGCGCCGTGCAAAGGATCAGCGGCGATGTACTCCGCAAGGGCATCACCACCTCCGACCCCGTTTCGCTCCTGAAAGGCCGCGCCACCGGGCTTTACATCTCTGAACAAGGTGCCGGCGACCCCACCAGCGCGGGTGGACAGATCTTCGTTCGCGGTCAGAGCAGCATCGTGGGCGTGGGCGTGGACCAATACAACGAATTCGTGATGCCCACCCAGAACTACGGTCCGCTCCTGGTACTGGACGGCGTGATCATGCCCAACCAAAACCTGAAAGAACTGATCAACCCCCAGGACATCGATAACCTCACCATCCTGAAAGACGCTGCCGCCACCGCTATCTACGGCTCCCGCGCAGCGGCGGGCGTGATCGTGGTGAATACCAAAAAAGGCCAGGCCGGCAAAGCGCAGATCCGCGCCGAAATCAAATACGGCATCAACAAGCCCAACCGCGGCTCCGTGCGGTTCCTTAACGCGCAGGAACTCTACGATCTGCAGAAAACCTATTTCACAGAAGACTACCGCGTAAACAACGCCACCCTGTCCCCCACCTATCCCACGCTGGACGCATACCTCACCAACCGCCTGCCCGCGCAGTCCGACCTGGCGAACAGCTACGACTGGGAACGTTACGCTTTCCTCACCAGCAACATGAAGGAAGCCAACGTATCGGCCAGAGGCGGCACGGAAGCGTCGCGGTATTACATCGGCGCCACGTACTACGACGAGCAGTCTACCGGCGTGCAAAACGGGCTGAAGCGCGGCACTTTCCGCGTGAACCTGGAAAACCGACTGACGCCCCGGCTCACCACCAATATCTCCCTCAACGGGATTTTCGACAGCGGGGAAAGAGAGAATTCCAACTCCGGGACTTTCCTTTACGGCATGATTCCCTGGGTGAACCCGTATAATGCGGACGGTTCGCTTAAACCTTCGCTGCAATACAAAATGAACGGCAGGATGCGGACGGCGGAAAACCCCATCTTCGAAAACGAATACAATTACATGCGTCCCAAAGCGCAGCGCCTGGCGGGTTCCGCGAAGCTGGATTATAAACTCACCGAATGGCTGAGCTTCTCCAGTACCAATTCCGCCAACCTCAACTATACGAAAGACGAACGCTACATCGATACACGCAGCTACCAGGGTTCCGGGACGGCTACTTCGTCCAAAGGCTTCCTGGGCACCAATACCAACCAGATCTTCACCTTCCTTACTTCCAACCAGCTGAATTTCCGGAAGGTATTCGGGCAGCATGCGCTCCGCGCGCTGGCAGCCACCGAATATGGCAGAACGAAAATGGAAAACATCCTTGTGAACGTGAACAACGTGCGCGCCGGGTATCCCGTTATTTCGCTGGGAAGGCAGATCGGTGGAAGGTATGATTACACCATTTACGGCCTCCCGACGACCAAAAGCGGCAACATCGAGGGCGGTAAAGAAGACCGTGCAGTATTTTCGGCCTTCGGCGAAGCGGGATATACCTACGACGACCGCTTCAGCGTAAGCGCCTCCCTGCGTACCGACGCATCGAGCAGCTTCGGGGACGACAAGCGCTACGGCACCTTCTACTCCGTGGGCGGCGCCTGGGTAGTGACCAACGAGCAGTTCGCCTCGGGCATGCCCTGGCTGAGCAACCTCAAGCTGCGGACCAACTACGGCACCAGCGGATCGCAGCTGGGCGACAACTTCCTGACCCGTACCCTGTACGATCCACGCTATACTTACCATAACCAGGCGGGCGCCACCATTTCCGTGCTCGGCAACCCCGACCTGCAATGGGAGATCACCAAAACTTACAGCGCGGGCCTGGACTTCGGTTTGTTCCATAAAATTACCGGTAGCATCGATTACTACAACCGCCGCTCGGAAGACCTCCTGCAAAAAGTGACACTCGACGCTGTCGCGGGCTTCCCTTCCCAATGGAAAAACGTAGCCACCGTACAGAACAAAGGCATCGAAATCCTCATCAATTCGGATAACATCACCGGAAAGGATTTCCGCTGGACGACCTCCTTCAACATCAGCTTCAACAAAAACAAGATTATCAGCGTAGCAAACGACTCCCTGCGGCAGGGTTTCTATAACGCCAACAGCTTCTACCTGTTCCCCGGCGACGACATCAACTCGCTGAAAGCCGTTCCGTATGCGGGCATCGATCCGGAAACCGGCAAGCCACGTTTCGAGAAGCGGACATTTGACGAGAAAGGCAACGTAACCGGTGTTACTTATGTGAATACCGTGGATGAAGTTGGCGCCGCCGCCGATCCGCGGCAATTCCGCCATATCGGCAACTTCCAGCCGAAATACTTTGGCGGGCTGACCAACTCCTTCTCGTACAAGAATTTCTCACTGGACGTGCTGATCACCTACGCCCTCGATTACGTGATCAACGACGACCTGGCCGAGCAGATGCAGGGGTCCAACCTCACCGAATACAACCAGATCGCGCTCCGGAGCAGCCAGCGCTACTGGACGCACCCCGGACAAACGGACGCTACGGAACCGGATATTTATACGCACGTAAACACGGGCTATTTCGGTTCCAGCAAATACATCCACAGCGGCAGCCACGCCCGCCTGCGCAGCGTGCGCCTGGGCTACGACCTCCCGCAATCAGTACTGAAGGCGCTACGCCTGTCCAATGCCCATTTCTATGTGAGCGGCGACAACCTGTATACGCTGTATTCCAAAGACCTGATCTCTGCGGATCCTGAAGGGCCGTCCGTAGGGCAAGCGCAGGATTTCGGCGGGTCCATCGGTTCGGGGATCGGTATTCCCAGAAGATATGTATTCGGCCTTCAACTCGGGTTTTAA
- a CDS encoding RagB/SusD family nutrient uptake outer membrane protein, translating to MKHFSILIFAGLLATACNKQIDSIRPLTKIDKEGELASLTGIEETTVGNYMLLQGSGFNSYDVPMHDFGESRGNNVTLQTWGLPNKETDAFFFRNSTSPTQGNSSDFYRGAYQIIVSVNTTLEGIEAMENGAFASLTEAEKNRFLYAKGENHFIRALVYFSLVRVYGKPYYQTPGQSPGLILKTGSDIKDIPARSTVQQTYDLILSDLKMAAQLMKAPVTKDNAFGSTAAAWSLLSRVYLYMGGSIAAPDAAANELAIKYADSVISHTAGKYTLLQGDAYAKMFGDDEFGDIGRANGTTNKEIIFAYDNSQGGSSIGQFYHFDAIYGVGATFLPSSDFKSLLAPGDIRGTFLKLNPNSNFVETTKFLVLAEAWLTRAPYIYFRLAEMYLNKAEAYAKLGNTAQAKENLKTIHTRAGLPAADIDNLAAADVMAAVLKERRIELAFEGHNSFDYFRNGLPMTRTAADNNGTALAIQPTDPKVVLDLPKN from the coding sequence ATGAAACACTTTAGCATCCTCATATTCGCCGGCCTGCTGGCAACGGCCTGCAACAAACAGATCGACAGCATCCGGCCCCTGACTAAAATCGACAAGGAAGGTGAACTGGCTTCGCTGACGGGTATTGAAGAAACGACCGTTGGCAACTACATGCTGCTGCAGGGTAGCGGGTTCAACAGCTACGACGTGCCCATGCACGATTTCGGGGAAAGTCGCGGCAATAACGTGACACTACAGACCTGGGGGCTTCCCAACAAAGAAACCGACGCTTTCTTCTTTCGCAACAGTACCAGTCCTACCCAGGGCAACAGCTCCGACTTTTACCGCGGCGCCTACCAGATCATCGTGAGCGTCAACACTACGCTGGAAGGGATCGAAGCCATGGAAAACGGCGCGTTTGCCTCACTCACCGAAGCGGAGAAAAACAGGTTCCTGTACGCCAAAGGCGAAAACCATTTCATCCGCGCGCTCGTGTACTTCAGCCTTGTGCGCGTTTATGGCAAGCCTTATTACCAGACGCCCGGCCAAAGCCCCGGCCTCATCCTGAAAACCGGCAGCGATATCAAAGACATCCCGGCGCGGTCGACCGTTCAGCAGACGTACGATCTCATCCTGTCCGACCTGAAAATGGCGGCACAATTGATGAAGGCGCCTGTTACGAAGGATAACGCCTTTGGCAGCACCGCCGCGGCCTGGTCCCTCCTCTCCCGCGTTTACCTCTACATGGGCGGCAGCATCGCCGCTCCTGACGCGGCGGCCAATGAACTGGCCATCAAGTATGCCGACAGCGTGATCAGCCACACCGCCGGAAAATACACCCTGCTGCAAGGCGACGCTTACGCCAAAATGTTCGGCGACGACGAGTTTGGCGACATCGGCCGGGCCAACGGCACCACCAACAAGGAGATCATCTTCGCTTACGACAATTCCCAGGGCGGCAGCAGCATCGGGCAATTCTATCATTTCGACGCCATTTACGGCGTAGGCGCTACCTTCCTGCCCTCTTCCGACTTCAAAAGCCTCCTGGCGCCGGGCGATATCCGGGGTACCTTCCTCAAACTCAATCCTAATTCCAATTTCGTGGAAACGACTAAGTTCCTCGTACTGGCGGAAGCATGGCTCACCCGTGCGCCGTATATTTACTTCCGGCTGGCGGAGATGTACCTCAACAAAGCCGAGGCATACGCCAAACTGGGCAACACCGCCCAGGCCAAAGAAAACCTGAAAACCATACATACCCGCGCAGGACTGCCTGCCGCTGATATCGATAACCTGGCAGCGGCAGACGTAATGGCCGCCGTATTGAAGGAAAGGAGGATCGAGCTGGCTTTTGAAGGCCACAACAGCTTCGATTATTTCCGCAACGGGCTGCCCATGACAAGGACCGCCGCCGATAACAACGGCACAGCCCTCGCCATTCAACCCACCGATCCGAAAGTGGTGCTGGATCTGCCTAAAAACTAA
- a CDS encoding MFS transporter → MTQETTNIQTGQPKTSVLQLAPILFGFFIMGFVDVVGIATNYVKKDFGLSDTLSNLLPMAVFLWFLIFSVPTGMLMNKIGRKRTVQLSMLVTGIGLLVPMISYTLPIVLSAFALLGIGNTLLQVALNPLLTNVVSKEKLTSSLTTGQFIKAVSSFLGPIIAAYAGTQFGNWQVLFPIFAGITVLSFLWLSATPLHEGGRKENTSTIAECFALLGDKRIFLYFAGILTLVGIDVGLNVSGPRLLMERTGMELEQAGYVASLYFVFKTTGTFLGAILLAKWSARRFYLISAIGAVAAMVLLLFAHNAALIYVGVALAGFACANIFSILFSFAMQRMPERSNEVSGLLIMGVSGGAIFPLLMGLASDAAAAQWGAIAVLLVCCAYHWWLAVKELK, encoded by the coding sequence ATGACGCAAGAAACGACCAATATACAAACCGGGCAGCCTAAAACCAGCGTACTACAGCTGGCGCCGATCCTGTTCGGGTTTTTCATCATGGGGTTCGTGGATGTGGTAGGCATCGCCACCAACTACGTCAAAAAGGATTTCGGGCTTTCCGATACCTTGTCTAACCTGCTGCCGATGGCCGTGTTTCTCTGGTTCCTGATCTTTTCCGTGCCCACCGGCATGCTCATGAACAAGATCGGGAGGAAGCGGACGGTGCAGCTGAGTATGCTGGTGACCGGGATCGGACTTCTCGTGCCCATGATCTCCTACACCCTGCCGATCGTACTTTCCGCATTCGCATTGCTGGGCATCGGCAACACGCTGCTGCAGGTGGCGCTCAATCCCCTGCTGACGAATGTGGTGAGTAAAGAAAAACTGACGAGCAGCCTCACTACGGGGCAATTCATCAAAGCTGTTTCTTCCTTCCTCGGGCCCATCATCGCTGCATATGCGGGTACGCAGTTCGGCAACTGGCAGGTGCTGTTCCCCATTTTCGCTGGGATAACGGTATTGTCTTTCCTCTGGCTCAGCGCTACGCCGCTGCACGAAGGCGGCCGCAAGGAAAATACTTCCACCATCGCGGAGTGCTTCGCCCTGCTGGGGGACAAACGGATCTTCCTCTACTTCGCCGGCATCCTCACCCTGGTAGGCATCGACGTAGGGCTGAACGTATCCGGACCGCGGTTGTTGATGGAGCGCACCGGGATGGAACTGGAGCAGGCCGGTTATGTGGCCAGTTTATACTTCGTATTCAAGACCACGGGCACATTCCTCGGCGCGATATTGCTGGCCAAATGGTCTGCCCGCCGTTTCTACCTCATTTCCGCGATCGGCGCGGTAGCTGCAATGGTTTTGCTCCTGTTCGCGCACAACGCCGCCCTTATCTATGTGGGTGTGGCCCTCGCGGGTTTTGCCTGCGCCAATATCTTCTCCATCCTGTTTTCGTTTGCCATGCAACGGATGCCGGAGCGGTCGAATGAAGTATCGGGACTTCTGATCATGGGCGTTTCCGGCGGGGCGATTTTCCCGCTGCTCATGGGCCTGGCTTCCGATGCGGCCGCCGCGCAATGGGGTGCTATCGCCGTATTGCTGGTATGCTGCGCTTACCATTGGTGGCTGGCCGTAAAAGAGTTGAAGTAA
- a CDS encoding glycoside hydrolase family 76 protein — protein MKPFVLMIATAALVFTGCYKERDDIPVKVDADTSSVQQTYKLKARQAMDDIYKNYGIAGTVYVRESFPTQPGDPRYAYLWPYSAMFTGATLLKQLGYTDATAAEYYTATLNGMETYKDVSRTPAAYQSVPLSEGLADRFYDDNAITGIDMLEAYKLTKDAQLLSNAKLAYVFCASGESTEAGGGLYWNEGVMNNPDDPNYIKATNVTALSATLALQLYEVDKNDAYLSSAKRWYNWVKQYMLDPVDNGFWNSIWIKDGSINYAKWTYNSGAMIQNAALLHKITGEAAYLEDAKKWAEGSYNIFTRNVANLGKFFVPHDPWFTAVLLRGYLELYEIDKNATYINTLAANVDYAWQHARLPDTKQFYEDWSGSDLGRYHSLLTHVGMVEIYARLSIWKNEQ, from the coding sequence ATGAAACCTTTCGTATTAATGATAGCCACAGCGGCGCTTGTCTTCACGGGCTGTTACAAGGAGCGGGACGATATTCCGGTGAAAGTGGACGCAGATACCTCCTCCGTTCAGCAAACCTATAAGCTCAAAGCCCGCCAGGCCATGGACGATATTTACAAGAATTACGGCATTGCCGGCACCGTGTACGTAAGGGAAAGTTTTCCCACGCAGCCCGGAGACCCGCGCTACGCCTATCTGTGGCCGTATTCCGCCATGTTCACCGGCGCTACGCTGCTGAAGCAGCTCGGTTATACCGATGCCACCGCGGCCGAATACTACACCGCCACGCTAAACGGTATGGAGACGTATAAAGACGTTTCCCGGACACCGGCCGCTTACCAGTCGGTACCCCTTAGCGAGGGCCTGGCAGATCGTTTCTATGACGACAACGCCATTACCGGCATCGATATGCTGGAGGCGTACAAGCTGACGAAGGACGCGCAGCTGCTCAGCAACGCGAAGTTGGCCTATGTTTTCTGCGCTTCCGGCGAAAGCACCGAAGCAGGAGGGGGCTTGTATTGGAATGAAGGCGTGATGAATAATCCCGACGATCCCAATTACATCAAAGCCACCAACGTAACGGCGCTTTCCGCGACCCTGGCCCTGCAACTCTATGAAGTCGATAAGAACGACGCGTACCTCTCTTCCGCCAAACGCTGGTACAACTGGGTGAAACAATACATGCTCGACCCGGTGGATAACGGCTTCTGGAATTCCATCTGGATCAAAGACGGCAGCATCAACTACGCCAAATGGACGTACAACTCCGGCGCCATGATCCAGAATGCGGCCTTGCTGCATAAGATCACCGGCGAAGCGGCTTACCTGGAAGATGCAAAGAAATGGGCCGAAGGTTCGTATAACATCTTTACACGGAACGTGGCCAACTTAGGCAAGTTCTTCGTGCCGCACGATCCCTGGTTTACCGCCGTGTTGCTCCGTGGTTACCTGGAACTGTACGAAATCGATAAAAACGCCACTTACATCAATACCCTCGCCGCAAACGTCGATTACGCTTGGCAGCATGCGCGACTGCCGGATACGAAGCAGTTTTACGAAGACTGGTCGGGTTCCGACCTGGGCAGGTATCATTCCCTGCTGACGCATGTGGGCATGGTAGAGATTTACGCCAGGCTTTCGATCTGGAAGAACGAACAATAA
- a CDS encoding TlpA disulfide reductase family protein codes for MKHIPMLIASSLLIANAQAQSFTLSGTVEGQSTGYAWLSYPAGKGYKTDSAQVHNGRFTFKGELPGPSMSSLALERPDPMSYENKAASLFLEPGNMTVSVKKGAVKDAILKGSQAQADMDILEAARKPVMKNLMPLSDEYNRLNKEYIEARRAKKDSVTLAGMIGKLDAVKEKMEPYYEQMDAVDKAFIEKHPASFATAYLLRFRISNMKLAEAEAAYKRMPPAVQQSAFGVEIKKEIDGLRGGSPGSVAHVFSKTDINGQPLSLADFKGKYVLIDFWASWCGPCRKGNPHLKEVYAKYKDKGFEIIGISDDDGNHEAWKKAVAQDGIEIWKHVLRGLDMKKRQNNEPNPEDISDYYGIHSLPTKILIGPDGVIVGRYGGGGENDEAMDKKLAEVFGKM; via the coding sequence ATGAAACACATTCCGATGCTGATCGCATCCAGTCTGCTGATCGCCAACGCACAGGCCCAATCGTTTACCCTCAGCGGTACGGTAGAAGGCCAATCGACGGGATACGCCTGGCTCAGCTATCCCGCCGGCAAAGGTTACAAGACCGACAGCGCCCAGGTACATAACGGGCGGTTCACCTTCAAGGGCGAACTGCCGGGCCCTTCGATGAGCAGCCTGGCGCTCGAGCGCCCCGATCCCATGTCGTACGAAAACAAAGCAGCCAGCCTCTTCCTCGAACCGGGGAACATGACGGTGAGCGTGAAGAAAGGCGCCGTTAAAGACGCTATACTGAAAGGCTCGCAGGCGCAGGCCGATATGGATATACTGGAAGCAGCCAGAAAACCGGTGATGAAAAACCTGATGCCCTTGTCCGACGAATACAACCGCCTCAACAAGGAATACATCGAAGCGCGCCGTGCGAAGAAAGATAGCGTTACCCTCGCCGGGATGATCGGCAAGCTCGACGCCGTGAAGGAAAAAATGGAGCCGTATTACGAGCAGATGGACGCGGTGGATAAGGCTTTCATTGAAAAGCACCCGGCATCCTTCGCCACCGCCTACCTCCTGCGTTTCCGGATCAGTAATATGAAGCTCGCCGAGGCGGAAGCCGCTTACAAAAGAATGCCGCCGGCGGTCCAGCAAAGCGCGTTCGGCGTTGAAATCAAAAAAGAAATCGACGGCCTCCGCGGCGGATCTCCCGGAAGCGTGGCGCACGTTTTCTCGAAAACCGACATCAACGGGCAGCCCCTCAGCCTGGCGGACTTCAAAGGCAAATACGTGCTCATCGACTTCTGGGCCAGTTGGTGCGGGCCCTGCCGCAAAGGCAACCCGCATCTGAAGGAAGTGTATGCGAAATACAAAGACAAAGGTTTCGAGATCATCGGGATTTCCGACGACGACGGCAACCACGAGGCCTGGAAAAAGGCCGTGGCGCAGGACGGGATCGAAATCTGGAAACACGTGCTCCGCGGCCTGGACATGAAGAAGCGGCAGAACAATGAGCCCAATCCTGAAGACATCAGCGACTACTACGGCATCCACTCCCTCCCCACCAAAATCCTCATCGGGCCCGACGGCGTGATCGTTGGCCGGTATGGCGGCGGCGGAGAAAACGACGAAGCGATGGATAAGAAACTCGCGGAAGTTTTCGGGAAGATGTAA